A stretch of Henckelia pumila isolate YLH828 chromosome 4, ASM3356847v2, whole genome shotgun sequence DNA encodes these proteins:
- the LOC140864376 gene encoding actin-depolymerizing factor 7-like, protein MANAASGTAVHDDCKLKFLELKAKRNYRFIIFKIQGQQVVVDKLGSPGDNYEDFAAALPSDECRYAVFDFDFITNENVQKSKIYFIAWSPETSKVRMKMVYASSKDRFKRELDGIQVELQATDPSEMSFDIIKARAI, encoded by the exons ATG GCAAACGCTGCGTCTGGAACGGCGGTGCACGACGATTGTAAGCTGAAGTTCTTGGAACTAAAAGCGAAGAGGAACTATCGTTTCATAATATTCAAGATCCAGGGGCAACAGGTGGTCGTGGATAAACTCGGGAGCCCCGGAGACAATTACGAGGACTTCGCAGCCGCACTTCCCTCCGACGAGTGTCGTTATGCTGTCTTTGATTTCGATTTCATCACCAATGAAAATGTGCAAAAGAGCAAGATTTACTTCATTGCATG GTCGCCAGAGACGTCAAAGGTGAGAATGAAGATGGTGTACGCTAGCTCAAAGGACAGATTCAAGAGGGAATTGGATGGGATTCAAGTGGAGTTGCAGGCAACGGATCCCAGTGAGATGAGCTTCGACATCATTAAAGCTCGCGCAATCTGA